The Thermococcus thermotolerans genome contains a region encoding:
- a CDS encoding DUF354 domain-containing protein: MKVWIDITNAPHVHFFKGIIKELEKAGHEILVTTREFDGLTSILDMFGVDYYVVGKHGGATLEGKLLASTERMYKLSKLIIEEKPDLAIYKHSAEAPRVAFGLQIPAIGFVDNETAVAQNKLILPYTTLLIYPTAIDAYELLRCGADPNGMRPVKGFSELAHLYGFLPSRSVLKELGVRPGEYIVMRTEPIKANYFNGPPKSVLEDVIPLLPEVPIVLFPRTEEQRKRFERFENVIMPERPVDSLSLLYYARLMIGAGGTMNREAIALGTPTISTYPGRPLAVTRWLVEKGLKFHSTDPVKVARMAERMMEMNGSYRAYIRSVVSGFENPMDVILREIETYEEFGTFVTIKVEEPSDTGNARGYVGLNNGRHKEEQH, translated from the coding sequence ATGAAGGTATGGATTGACATCACGAACGCTCCTCACGTTCACTTTTTCAAGGGTATAATAAAGGAGCTCGAAAAGGCCGGCCACGAGATTCTCGTTACCACGCGGGAGTTTGACGGGTTAACCAGCATTCTGGACATGTTTGGAGTCGACTACTACGTGGTCGGGAAGCACGGCGGTGCAACTCTTGAGGGCAAGCTCCTGGCGAGCACCGAGAGAATGTACAAGCTGTCCAAGCTTATCATTGAAGAAAAGCCGGACCTGGCGATTTACAAGCACTCCGCCGAGGCACCAAGGGTCGCCTTCGGCCTCCAGATACCGGCAATAGGTTTCGTTGACAACGAAACGGCCGTTGCACAGAACAAGCTCATCCTACCGTACACCACGCTCCTTATCTATCCCACCGCAATAGACGCATACGAGCTCCTCAGATGCGGTGCGGATCCAAACGGCATGCGGCCGGTTAAGGGCTTCTCCGAGCTGGCGCACCTCTACGGCTTCCTTCCAAGCAGATCTGTCCTGAAAGAACTCGGAGTAAGGCCTGGAGAGTACATAGTCATGCGCACCGAGCCTATAAAGGCCAACTACTTTAACGGGCCGCCAAAGAGCGTGCTTGAGGATGTTATCCCGCTCCTTCCGGAGGTCCCCATAGTTCTCTTCCCCCGTACGGAGGAGCAGAGGAAACGCTTTGAACGCTTCGAGAACGTGATAATGCCTGAAAGGCCCGTTGACAGCCTCAGCCTCCTCTACTACGCCAGGCTCATGATAGGTGCAGGTGGGACGATGAACAGAGAAGCTATAGCCCTCGGAACCCCAACGATCTCAACATATCCCGGAAGGCCCTTGGCCGTTACAAGGTGGCTCGTGGAGAAGGGCCTGAAGTTCCACTCAACCGACCCAGTGAAGGTTGCCAGAATGGCGGAGCGCATGATGGAGATGAACGGGAGCTACCGGGCTTACATAAGGAGCGTCGTAAGCGGTTTCGAGAACCCCATGGACGTTATTCTCCGGGAGATAGAGACCTACGAGGAGTTTGGGACATTTGTAACAATAAAAGTGGAGGAACCGTCAGATACCGGCAACGCGCGGGGTTACGTAGGCCTCAATAACGGCCGCCACAAGGAGGAGCAACACTGA
- a CDS encoding UDP-N-acetyl-D-mannosamine dehydrogenase, which produces MLEKIEGRKAEIAVIGLGYIGLPTAIMFANAGFHVTGYEIRRDVVEKINSGKAHIVEPEIDDLLKKAIENGTLRATSDPEDIKNKDVYIICVQTPLKEDKTPNLEYLQNAVETVAKVMKRGSLVIIESTVPPLTTVKMAKLIEEITGFKPGEHFYMVHAPERVMPGRIFKELVYNSRIFGGITPESAELAERLYRSFVKGQTFKTSSTVSEVVKLMENTFRDVNIALANEFALLAHQYGIDVFEAIELANTHPRVKIHVPGIGVGGHCLPKDPHLLVWPAERDFGLIRLAREINDSMPLLTRELLFNALHEANVSPNRAVVAVLGLAYKGNSDDTRNSPALAFIDAIRDDVAEVRTYDPFVGGTHRSLEDVLRGADAVVIATDHTAFKSLDWEKLGMLMRTRILVDGRHVIDEPPRGFIFRGVGRGKY; this is translated from the coding sequence ATGCTGGAGAAAATAGAGGGCAGGAAAGCAGAGATAGCCGTAATCGGCCTGGGATACATCGGTCTTCCGACGGCCATAATGTTCGCCAACGCCGGTTTTCACGTTACGGGCTATGAAATACGAAGAGATGTGGTGGAGAAAATAAACTCCGGAAAGGCTCATATAGTTGAGCCCGAGATAGACGACCTCCTCAAAAAGGCAATTGAGAACGGAACCCTCCGTGCAACTTCCGATCCGGAAGACATCAAAAACAAGGACGTCTACATAATCTGTGTCCAGACACCCCTTAAGGAAGACAAAACTCCAAATCTGGAGTACCTACAGAATGCCGTTGAAACCGTTGCAAAGGTTATGAAAAGGGGCTCCTTAGTAATAATCGAAAGCACGGTTCCACCCCTCACCACGGTTAAAATGGCGAAGCTCATCGAGGAGATCACCGGTTTCAAACCGGGCGAGCACTTCTACATGGTTCACGCGCCGGAGAGGGTGATGCCGGGGAGGATTTTCAAGGAGCTGGTCTACAACTCCCGCATTTTCGGAGGGATAACCCCTGAAAGCGCCGAACTTGCTGAAAGGCTATACCGCTCCTTTGTGAAGGGGCAGACGTTCAAAACGAGCTCAACCGTCAGCGAGGTTGTCAAGCTCATGGAGAACACCTTCCGCGACGTCAATATAGCCCTCGCCAACGAGTTCGCCCTCCTGGCTCACCAGTACGGGATAGACGTTTTCGAGGCCATCGAGCTGGCCAATACCCACCCAAGGGTCAAAATACATGTCCCCGGCATAGGGGTTGGCGGCCACTGCCTTCCTAAGGACCCGCATCTCCTCGTCTGGCCTGCAGAGAGGGACTTTGGGCTGATACGGTTGGCGAGGGAAATAAACGACTCGATGCCCCTGCTCACGAGGGAACTCCTGTTCAACGCCCTCCATGAGGCCAACGTCTCCCCGAATAGGGCTGTTGTTGCAGTTCTTGGCTTAGCATACAAGGGCAACAGCGACGACACGAGAAATTCACCGGCACTTGCCTTCATAGATGCCATAAGGGACGATGTCGCCGAGGTAAGGACCTACGACCCCTTTGTTGGGGGGACCCACAGGAGCCTTGAGGATGTCCTCAGGGGAGCGGATGCCGTCGTCATAGCAACCGACCACACCGCTTTCAAGTCCCTCGACTGGGAGAAACTGGGTATGCTTATGAGAACACGGATTCTGGTAGACGGCAGGCACGTCATCGATGAGCCGCCGCGCGGCTTTATCTTCCGGGGCGTTGGGAGGGGGAAGTATTGA
- the wecB gene encoding non-hydrolyzing UDP-N-acetylglucosamine 2-epimerase, producing the protein MKPAFVFGTRPEIIKLAPVIRAFEERDVKPLLIHTGQHYDYEMSRVFLEELELPPIDYHLEVGSGTQAEQTGTAMIKIEKVLMDEKPDVVLVQGDTNTVLAGALAAVKLKIPVAHVEAGLRSFDRTMPEEINRILADHASEVLFAPTEEARENLEREGITRGVYVVGNTIVDAVLQNAEVSERKSDVLERFGLKSKKYILITAHRAENTDSRENLTKLVEILEALPMRAIYPMHPRTRNRLREFGLWERINSIENLAITKPLGYLDFLRLEKNAFAIMTDSGGIQEESIILNVPCLTLRYNTERPETVKAGGNVLVGLEKDRAIRYLKKLLDDGEFYGRMAEAQNPFGDGKAGERIAEILLELHEKGELKVRSSRFI; encoded by the coding sequence TTGAAGCCAGCCTTCGTCTTCGGAACGAGGCCGGAGATAATAAAGCTGGCGCCGGTCATAAGGGCGTTTGAGGAGAGGGACGTTAAGCCCCTCCTCATCCACACGGGACAGCACTACGACTACGAGATGAGCAGGGTCTTTTTGGAGGAGCTTGAGCTTCCACCCATAGACTACCACCTTGAGGTCGGCTCGGGGACGCAGGCGGAACAGACCGGAACCGCTATGATAAAGATTGAAAAGGTTCTGATGGACGAAAAACCCGATGTGGTGCTCGTCCAGGGTGATACCAACACTGTTTTAGCCGGTGCCCTGGCGGCCGTTAAGCTGAAGATACCGGTTGCCCACGTTGAGGCTGGACTGAGGAGCTTCGACAGAACCATGCCGGAGGAGATAAACAGAATCCTGGCCGACCATGCGAGCGAGGTGCTCTTCGCCCCAACGGAAGAGGCGAGGGAGAACCTTGAGAGGGAAGGGATAACCAGGGGGGTCTACGTCGTTGGCAACACGATAGTTGACGCCGTCCTCCAGAACGCCGAGGTATCCGAGAGAAAGAGCGACGTCCTTGAGAGGTTCGGCCTTAAGTCGAAAAAATACATACTGATAACCGCCCACAGGGCCGAGAACACGGACAGCAGGGAAAACCTAACAAAGCTCGTCGAGATACTCGAAGCCCTTCCCATGAGGGCAATCTACCCGATGCACCCGCGCACGAGAAACAGGCTTAGGGAGTTCGGCCTGTGGGAGAGGATAAACTCGATTGAGAACCTGGCAATCACCAAGCCCCTCGGATACCTTGACTTCCTCAGGCTGGAGAAGAACGCCTTTGCGATAATGACCGACTCCGGAGGAATACAGGAGGAGAGCATAATCCTCAACGTACCCTGCCTAACGCTACGCTACAACACTGAGAGGCCTGAAACTGTAAAGGCCGGCGGCAACGTCCTCGTTGGCCTGGAGAAGGACAGAGCAATTCGCTATCTCAAGAAACTCCTGGATGATGGGGAGTTCTACGGAAGAATGGCGGAGGCGCAGAACCCCTTCGGCGACGGAAAGGCCGGAGAGAGGATAGCGGAAATACTGCTGGAGCTTCATGAAAAGGGAGAGCTGAAGGTCAGGAGTTCAAGGTTTATTTGA
- a CDS encoding radical SAM protein: MIEVRLPHTRFEDAGENIRLIWRETLYADFKKGELSRVIKRKYRVSPEITVRDGAMVIDTDYPDVEKYIAIYIQNNLGALLKNRYTGRKVLYIHEGMDVPLLGYNAFGLIDRGTNLIQVRGVSGCNLSCVFCSVDEGPYSRTRKLDYVVDIDYLMKWFDEVARIKGKGLEAHLDGQGEPLIYPFRVELVQALHEHPNVSVISMQSNGTLLNDRLIEELAEAGLDRVNLSLHSLDPDKARMLMGMKNYDLEHVLDMAEALVNAGIDVLIAPVIIFGINDDEAEAFIEFARKIGAGKRWPALGFQNYIPYKFGRNPTIAKLVPFKEFYAWLRKLEEKTGMKPLVLKPKHFGMEKREFIPLAFRPGEIVKAEVVLPGRIRGEMLAKARNRLIEVINTDAEVGDRIKVRIVRTRHGIYIGTPI, encoded by the coding sequence ATGATCGAGGTCAGGTTACCCCACACACGTTTCGAGGATGCCGGTGAGAACATTAGACTTATATGGCGTGAGACCCTCTACGCGGACTTTAAAAAAGGAGAACTCTCCAGAGTTATTAAACGGAAGTACCGCGTATCACCTGAGATAACGGTTAGAGACGGGGCTATGGTAATTGATACCGACTATCCTGATGTGGAAAAGTACATCGCAATCTATATCCAGAACAACCTCGGCGCCCTTCTCAAAAACCGCTACACCGGCAGGAAGGTTCTCTACATCCATGAGGGTATGGACGTCCCCCTTCTCGGCTACAACGCTTTTGGACTGATCGATAGGGGCACGAATCTTATACAGGTTCGTGGTGTCAGCGGCTGCAACCTCAGTTGCGTCTTCTGCTCCGTTGACGAGGGGCCATATTCCAGGACAAGGAAGCTCGACTACGTTGTGGATATAGACTACCTGATGAAGTGGTTCGACGAGGTCGCGAGGATAAAGGGAAAAGGCCTGGAAGCCCACCTCGACGGCCAGGGGGAGCCGCTGATCTATCCCTTCCGCGTCGAACTGGTGCAGGCCCTCCACGAGCACCCGAACGTCTCTGTAATCTCCATGCAGAGCAACGGCACGTTGCTGAACGACAGACTCATTGAGGAGCTGGCTGAGGCCGGTCTGGATAGGGTGAACCTATCCCTCCACTCACTAGATCCAGACAAGGCTAGGATGCTCATGGGAATGAAAAACTACGACCTGGAGCATGTCCTCGACATGGCGGAGGCACTGGTAAACGCTGGAATCGACGTGCTCATCGCTCCGGTCATAATATTTGGAATCAACGACGATGAGGCCGAGGCCTTCATAGAGTTTGCAAGGAAGATAGGCGCGGGAAAGCGCTGGCCGGCCCTGGGTTTCCAGAACTACATCCCATACAAGTTCGGTAGGAATCCCACGATAGCTAAGCTCGTCCCGTTCAAGGAGTTCTACGCCTGGCTCAGAAAACTTGAGGAGAAGACTGGAATGAAGCCCCTCGTTCTGAAGCCAAAGCACTTTGGAATGGAAAAGCGCGAGTTCATTCCTTTAGCCTTCCGTCCGGGCGAAATCGTCAAGGCGGAGGTCGTTCTCCCGGGGAGAATAAGGGGTGAGATGCTGGCAAAGGCCAGAAACCGGCTCATAGAGGTCATAAACACCGATGCGGAAGTGGGGGACAGGATAAAAGTAAGAATAGTCCGCACTAGGCACGGTATCTACATCGGCACGCCGATCTAA
- a CDS encoding regulator — MWGKIEHYFDEYPVRKQIAKTLLKYGLRVSDDMKIKAGDIEVPYTKIAKALDVDRRVVKETVGMILKIPELKEIYVNLEPTVHMKYVGRHVGYGVIEIEPEPRAIGILAKIAQKIAERDINIIQVVAEDPELYPEATLTIITEKPIPGDLINELSKLEGVKRISIY, encoded by the coding sequence ATGTGGGGAAAGATCGAGCATTACTTTGACGAGTATCCCGTGAGGAAGCAGATCGCCAAGACGCTCCTCAAGTACGGCCTCAGGGTTTCCGATGATATGAAGATCAAGGCAGGGGATATAGAGGTTCCCTACACGAAGATCGCGAAGGCCCTTGATGTCGACAGAAGGGTTGTTAAGGAAACCGTGGGAATGATACTCAAGATACCCGAGCTGAAGGAGATCTACGTAAACCTTGAACCGACCGTTCACATGAAGTATGTCGGCAGGCACGTTGGCTACGGCGTCATAGAGATCGAGCCGGAGCCGAGGGCGATAGGCATACTTGCAAAGATCGCCCAGAAGATAGCCGAGAGGGACATCAACATAATCCAGGTGGTCGCAGAGGATCCGGAGCTTTATCCGGAGGCAACGCTCACCATAATCACGGAGAAACCAATTCCGGGCGACCTCATCAACGAGCTCTCCAAGCTTGAGGGAGTCAAGAGGATATCCATCTACTGA
- a CDS encoding Na+/H+ antiporter subunit E yields the protein MGEASKISRYLYTVIVLFLIWLFLTASLDPQELGFGLLLALIVGAFTYEIFTTNGLANLNPKRIAYAIAYIPYFLWAMIMANLDVAYRVLHPKRPINPGIVECRTVLKSDVGKLSLANSITLTPGTITLDVDGDRYFIHWIDVKDSSVEGASKNITEPFEKFLRVIFG from the coding sequence ATGGGAGAAGCAAGCAAGATAAGCCGCTACCTGTACACGGTTATCGTACTGTTCCTGATATGGCTGTTTCTAACGGCCAGTTTGGATCCACAGGAGCTAGGATTTGGCCTGCTGCTAGCACTCATCGTCGGTGCATTCACCTACGAGATATTCACCACCAACGGCCTCGCAAACCTCAACCCCAAGAGGATCGCCTACGCAATAGCTTACATCCCGTACTTTCTGTGGGCCATGATAATGGCAAACCTCGACGTCGCATACAGGGTTCTGCACCCCAAGAGGCCCATAAATCCGGGAATCGTCGAGTGCAGAACCGTTCTCAAGAGCGACGTCGGAAAGCTCAGCCTCGCCAACTCAATCACCCTGACGCCGGGAACCATAACCCTCGACGTCGACGGGGACAGGTACTTCATACACTGGATAGACGTCAAGGATTCGAGCGTTGAGGGTGCATCTAAGAACATAACCGAGCCCTTTGAAAAGTTCCTGAGGGTGATCTTCGGATGA
- a CDS encoding monovalent cation/H+ antiporter complex subunit F, with translation MIGINVYLALIAIATLLSMYRVFRGPTTVDRLVAVDIMTTITTGLMVLFALYYGRMIFLDVALVYAILAFGGVIAFARYMEGGL, from the coding sequence ATGATAGGGATAAACGTTTATCTCGCGCTTATAGCCATAGCGACGCTTCTCAGCATGTACAGGGTCTTCAGGGGACCGACCACCGTTGATAGGCTTGTTGCGGTCGACATCATGACGACCATCACCACGGGCCTCATGGTTCTCTTTGCGCTGTACTACGGGAGAATGATATTCCTCGACGTTGCGCTCGTTTACGCGATACTCGCCTTCGGTGGGGTCATAGCCTTCGCGCGCTACATGGAGGGAGGCCTATGA
- the mnhG gene encoding monovalent cation/H(+) antiporter subunit G, protein MNALTAIGEILVLLGTFFYILSSLGLIRMPDVYNRMQTATKSATLGSLGVIIGVGIWALGTDFGSIPWLTKTIVIAVFLLLTNPISAHALIRAAYKSGIPLWEGSVVDRYREHLEAKEKEAGSPENPDETPIKEGGVE, encoded by the coding sequence ATGAACGCGCTCACCGCTATTGGAGAAATTCTGGTCCTCCTTGGAACGTTCTTCTACATACTCTCATCACTGGGCCTCATCAGAATGCCGGACGTCTACAACAGGATGCAGACTGCCACCAAGAGCGCCACCTTGGGTTCGCTCGGCGTTATTATCGGTGTCGGCATCTGGGCCCTTGGAACTGACTTCGGAAGCATTCCTTGGCTCACGAAGACCATAGTTATAGCCGTCTTCCTCCTGCTCACGAACCCGATAAGCGCCCACGCGCTCATAAGGGCGGCCTACAAGAGCGGCATACCTCTCTGGGAGGGCAGTGTTGTTGACAGATACAGGGAGCACCTGGAGGCAAAGGAAAAGGAGGCCGGCTCACCCGAGAACCCCGATGAGACCCCCATAAAGGAGGGTGGTGTGGAATGA
- a CDS encoding DUF4040 domain-containing protein, with protein sequence MNGITFIEYLIVGIMVISAILAVEWRDLLAAAVGMAAVSLFASLLFFMLQAPDVAMTEAAIGAALSAAVFIFAIKRTQRFETEEEEKPGWWVRW encoded by the coding sequence ATGAACGGTATAACATTCATCGAGTACCTCATAGTTGGCATAATGGTAATCTCCGCAATACTTGCGGTCGAATGGAGGGACCTGCTAGCGGCCGCTGTTGGGATGGCGGCAGTAAGCCTGTTCGCATCGCTGCTGTTCTTCATGCTGCAGGCACCGGACGTTGCAATGACCGAGGCTGCCATAGGCGCGGCGCTCAGTGCGGCGGTGTTCATCTTCGCCATCAAGAGAACCCAGCGCTTCGAGACAGAGGAGGAAGAAAAGCCCGGCTGGTGGGTGAGGTGGTGA
- a CDS encoding Na(+)/H(+) antiporter subunit B, which yields MMKRLLAIILLLIVGYWLAQGLAGVPFGQDKMLVGQYYLDNVKQQTGAVNAVTAVVVNYRGFDTLGEVTVLFIASTGVGALLWKRKKKRSAKTEGSIVLTTGTRLLVPFVMLFGAYIFIHGHLTPGGGFPGGATIATAFLLLYLAFITYEIPHRGFEKTEGLAGMGYVLVGLIGLAIGGYFLFDWIWQTWNFGTGNIGRLLSGGFIPIIYTIIGIKVGTELSGIIDGMIKEEVSE from the coding sequence ATGATGAAGCGCCTCCTTGCAATAATCCTGCTTCTCATCGTGGGTTACTGGCTCGCCCAGGGTCTGGCCGGTGTCCCCTTCGGCCAGGACAAGATGCTCGTTGGACAGTACTACCTCGACAATGTAAAGCAGCAGACCGGAGCAGTTAACGCGGTAACGGCCGTTGTTGTCAACTACCGTGGTTTTGATACACTCGGTGAGGTCACCGTCCTGTTCATCGCATCAACCGGTGTCGGGGCACTCCTCTGGAAGAGAAAGAAGAAGAGGAGCGCGAAAACTGAGGGCTCGATAGTCCTCACAACCGGAACGAGGCTTCTGGTGCCATTTGTGATGCTCTTCGGCGCATACATCTTTATCCACGGACACCTCACACCGGGTGGAGGATTCCCCGGCGGAGCCACCATAGCCACGGCCTTCCTGCTGCTCTACCTGGCGTTCATAACCTACGAGATACCCCACAGGGGCTTCGAGAAGACCGAGGGACTAGCAGGAATGGGCTACGTCCTCGTCGGCCTCATTGGACTCGCGATAGGCGGCTACTTCCTCTTCGACTGGATATGGCAGACTTGGAACTTCGGCACCGGGAACATCGGGCGGCTGCTTAGCGGCGGCTTCATACCGATAATCTACACCATAATCGGAATCAAGGTCGGCACGGAGCTCAGCGGGATCATCGACGGCATGATAAAGGAGGAGGTGAGCGAATGA
- a CDS encoding NADH-quinone oxidoreductase subunit K — translation MISVYYFGAIALVLIGLYAILVKKNLLKILIGLSIMETGVNLLLISIGYVSGRSAPILSEGIGPNQAVDPIPQALVLTAIVIGVATTAMALSVAMLIYEKYGTLNIEEIRRLRG, via the coding sequence ATGATCAGCGTCTACTACTTCGGGGCCATAGCCCTGGTTCTGATAGGTCTCTACGCCATCCTCGTCAAGAAGAACCTGCTTAAGATACTCATTGGACTCAGCATAATGGAAACCGGGGTCAACCTTCTCCTCATCAGCATCGGCTACGTCTCCGGAAGGAGCGCACCTATACTGAGCGAGGGGATAGGCCCAAACCAGGCCGTTGATCCGATTCCGCAGGCGCTGGTTCTTACGGCGATAGTTATCGGTGTCGCAACCACGGCCATGGCCCTTAGCGTTGCCATGCTGATCTACGAGAAGTACGGAACACTCAACATTGAGGAGATAAGGAGGTTGAGAGGATGA
- a CDS encoding proton-conducting transporter transmembrane domain-containing protein has protein sequence MNGQYAALLIAVPLISAFFVPLLKGAGKNAIKYFLIAVTALQTGIAALVFQQVYTTGQPIIVMAGGWKPPVGINLYFGHFAALFVLIVAVVSFLMAIFSLESIKVEPIDKYAMLFLLLMLGATGMIATGDIFNLFVFMEITAISAYALTAYNKTGEAAEASMKYIVLGGIGSSFFLIGVALIYGSLGTLNMAQIAQLAATMNPTVAQVGLALIIFGLAVEAEIFPLNAWAPDAYQAAPHPITAMFSAFVVKAGLYAMARLLYLMQDVGSWNSVLRLLVVLATLTVIVAELAALRQRNVKRMIAYSSIAQIGLIALAFALGTQSGVDAGVFHMVNHAIVKAMLFLAVGYVAMSLGGAEIENFKGLGRRMPLMAFAISVGAIATVGIPLFNIFWSKVRIILATLQVGYTWAAVLVLAASVVEAVYYFRLLHVMWFEGNGEKINENLAVGLMVLFLAALVVVIGIYPDYVWSLAQRAGSDIFNVADYIKNVPLMGVGA, from the coding sequence ATGAACGGGCAGTATGCCGCTCTGCTCATAGCCGTGCCCCTCATCAGCGCGTTCTTCGTGCCCCTGCTGAAGGGCGCTGGGAAGAACGCCATCAAGTACTTCCTCATAGCAGTCACGGCACTTCAGACGGGAATAGCCGCGCTGGTCTTCCAGCAGGTCTACACCACCGGCCAGCCGATAATCGTCATGGCCGGAGGCTGGAAGCCGCCCGTTGGAATCAACCTGTACTTCGGCCACTTCGCGGCGCTCTTCGTGCTGATAGTGGCGGTCGTCAGCTTCCTGATGGCCATTTTCAGCCTTGAGTCAATCAAGGTCGAACCGATAGACAAGTACGCCATGCTGTTCCTGCTCCTCATGCTCGGTGCAACGGGCATGATAGCGACTGGAGACATCTTCAACCTCTTCGTCTTCATGGAAATAACCGCAATCAGCGCCTACGCACTAACAGCCTACAACAAGACCGGCGAAGCCGCGGAGGCTTCAATGAAGTACATAGTCCTCGGTGGAATAGGCTCAAGCTTCTTCCTCATAGGCGTGGCCCTTATCTACGGCTCCCTTGGAACCCTCAACATGGCCCAGATAGCCCAGCTGGCTGCAACAATGAACCCGACCGTTGCACAGGTGGGGCTGGCGCTGATCATCTTTGGACTGGCAGTTGAGGCCGAGATATTCCCGCTCAACGCATGGGCGCCCGATGCATACCAAGCCGCACCGCACCCGATAACCGCAATGTTCTCCGCCTTCGTCGTCAAGGCTGGCCTCTACGCGATGGCGAGGCTGCTGTACCTCATGCAGGACGTCGGAAGCTGGAACTCTGTCCTCAGACTTCTCGTTGTGCTGGCAACCCTCACGGTTATCGTTGCCGAGCTTGCCGCGCTCAGGCAGAGGAACGTCAAGAGGATGATAGCCTACTCCAGTATCGCCCAGATCGGTCTCATTGCACTCGCCTTTGCCCTCGGTACCCAGAGCGGCGTTGATGCCGGAGTCTTCCACATGGTCAACCACGCCATTGTGAAGGCCATGCTCTTCCTCGCTGTGGGCTACGTTGCGATGAGCCTTGGAGGGGCGGAGATTGAAAACTTCAAGGGACTGGGCAGAAGAATGCCCCTCATGGCCTTCGCGATATCCGTCGGCGCCATAGCCACCGTCGGAATACCGCTCTTCAACATATTCTGGAGTAAGGTCAGAATAATCCTCGCAACACTGCAGGTTGGCTATACCTGGGCGGCAGTGCTTGTACTGGCGGCGAGCGTCGTGGAGGCGGTTTATTACTTCAGACTGCTCCACGTCATGTGGTTCGAAGGGAACGGTGAGAAGATAAACGAGAACCTGGCAGTGGGCCTCATGGTGCTCTTCCTTGCGGCCCTGGTTGTCGTCATAGGCATCTACCCGGACTACGTATGGAGCCTTGCCCAGAGGGCGGGAAGCGACATCTTCAACGTGGCTGACTACATCAAGAACGTTCCACTTATGGGGGTGGGAGCATGA